GAAATCggacctcgctaccttcggactataaaacgcaccccccattttcctcccaaatttggggggaaaaaagtgcgtcttatagtccgaaaaatacggtatatcatggggtattacaaatagaatctagcccctagTGAGCAAGGGCAAGGGGACGCAAATATGGGCAgagtatgggtgggtcatgggtgtgtcTCAGAGATATGCACACTTCAGGGCACAATTAGTCACCAACTGTGAGGCTGTCCTCAATGATGTTTTTACTTTCTATACGCAACTGTTTTAATTTCTGAATGGATTCTATGGTTcattgctagaccagtccaccagagaatccatgttgAAGTGAAACAATATACATGCCCTGAGTGTGGCAAAGGCTTTAGGCAGAAGGCAGACCTGACAATACACAAGAAAAGCCAccatagagtgaaaccatttacgtgttctgagtgtggtaaaagctttggttggaaagaaagcctcacacgccatcagagaatccacacagggatgaaaccatttacatgcactgaggaggtaaaagcttcagtagcattgggacaggtaattagggaatgtacactcttgctatgaagtatggaaaaatagcactctggtatttagatatatgtaatgagacctccttttcatctatagatctgaattcaaagcccaaatctaatgataaacagacacaaggctcagatgttataaaaaaaaaaaaaagaaagcttgaCATCAGGAAGAATAATGGAAAAGtcacatcccaggaaagcaatagggggcactgcagtggacttcgtaaaatgctcccaggtacacatctcacctaagccccccaaaacccaccacccccaactgtacccactaccatagcccttacggtgaagggggcacctatatgtgggtacagtgggtttatggtgagttTGAACTTTGTTATCCTCTATGAATGCTTTCCTGTGACTGAAACTTTTCATATGGTCTGTATcctaatgacttgattttgtgcattttgcatttggacgttttttgttcgaaaatggactgaAAAACAAACCATCCAaaccacaaaacatttttcaaaacagtattttcaaaagaaaaagatgtttttgtttgttgaaaatgaccttctttccttgtaagaatttggatgttttgtgtaacacatccaaattcagatttagacatcatattgaaaatgttccTCCATATCACATGATAAAACCGGTTGCAGTGAATATTCACTGCtttgctggctaagtttagtggctaaatgagaccacataaatagcaaccCTATCTTCGGCCAGTGCTGAACATTAACTTGGCTGGCTAAGTTtaagccagccaaaaaaaaaaccccagatattcaatgccggtcacaggaaacagcctggcacttagctggcctgcctcccATGGGCTTAATATTGGCCGGAATATACTTTGCAACTATGGGGTTACTTAAAATTGTCCCTGAAATGTGAAAGAAGTTTGATAAGCAAACAACTTAATGACATAAAGTTACtgaaaatgagcgccatagtAACCAAGTTAAACATACCCTTGCTGCGTGTAGGTGCACAGttccaccaggtctatggctggtgtaactgtgggcacctaaattgtaggttacactaatattctataaaggaattcgggtgcccagatgccattacagaataggatCTCACCGCATGGCATCGGGGTGTCTAAATGGGGGTGCTTAGTTACAGAATTGCTTCCTAAATGTATTTCTTTGTAGGAAGCGCGATCATAGAAAACATCCTCTGGCATATCACAGTCTCTCTTTGTTTCAAGTGCTCCAAACCTATAAACAACAAACATTGCAATGTTTCATAGACCATTCATGTTATGCACAACAAATGATTGTCTTTGTCATCAAGGCCATAAATCAGTCACAGCTAACACGCTGTGGCAGTCCCTAACAGAAAAACAATTTGACTCTAAAAAGATAATGTGATGTTTAACTTTCTGTACTGGTCACTGTATACCATTGAGATCCGTTTCAGCCCCCACAGACCCAACCAAAACAAAAGACCATAAACAAAACCGAGCTGACAGTACCATGCACGCTTGTTAAAACAATGAAAGAGCTTAACCTCCTGCAAGTATCAACTGCAGGGTTTCAGGGCATTTGTGTTAACCTAGCATTCATGCTCAAGGAACTTGGTACTTCTCCCAAATCAGAAATTTCATGTTGAaaatgctttttgttttgttttttttacttaatttattgtgtattttgcaatgcatttctgtttggTGACCCTCATTGAAAAGTATCTTTGTGCATCCCTTCCTGCTTATGCTGAGCTTTTAAATATGACCTTGAAACACCAAAGAGTTAAATGTAATTGGATCAATATACAGCGGCAGCTGCAGTGTTTTAATAAAACCACATAAATTCAGCGCCGCTGTGGGATAAGAGGCGGTACTGAATATATGAGAAAGCACTTGCTGCCAGCAACTATGTGGATAGCAGCAATTTTCAACCAAAAGTTGTTTAAGAGGTGCAGTTCTCAAcgtagcacaggtctcattttaagcaatgagacctagttactaacaaCTGGAGATAACAGTAAAGTAGCCCATCGTAACAGTAGCCAACATTGTTAATTTTCCTTCTTAATTAAAAAACAATGTCTCTAGAattcaaaatcactgctatacgTGTCAAAAGTGAGCCAATAATACAGCAATcaagccattatgacatcactgatgaggttggctcttaggcactggtggaatgatgcattatgacatcacaatatcagccaCCACAAAAGGACtgaagacagtggtgtgctggagccggctcgcacaagccgcttgttaaattttaagaattttgggagccagttgttaaagtagctactttaacaaccggcttccAAAATTTGGACTCTGATACCCTCCTGGCATCAGGGCATCAATGTTTTCTTCCAGGACAAAAAAAATGGCtatatgaaaatgaataaaacatttgTGGATACGACATGGGAAATGACAggaaatgaaaattttctggctgcccatccctgtcATCTAAGGTGCTGAGAAAGTTTGCAAGGACAAAACTCCTCTTTACCAGGGGCATAACCAGTcctccattttgggggggagcacttccaaccctcccccctcctgcatTTAAAAGTATATTTTGGATGAAGTAATATTGAATTCATTGCTCCGTGCACTTTTGGTTTCTGATTAAATTATGTAATGTAGTTTACGTGTGGATACCAAGGGGTCATATTAAGTGGCTTCAAACACTTCAGAATGCTGCCATTCAGTTGTCTATTTCCAAAATTTATAATCCACAATCTCTACCATACTTGGTGGCTGACATCGTAATAAATAATAACATACAAATGTCCATATGTTCCAGGAAGGCATTTGAGATCAGTCAACGTTCACATGATGGTGCTCCCTTTGGTCCAGAGAGCATGTTGGGATGTGACAAggaacagtgcatttttttttggcTAGTCCATAGTCTGTGAAACAAGTTTCCAGCTGCATTGCGAGCTGAAGCTTCAttaccaaaatttaaagggaaataaaaaacttattttttttaaccaagcTTTTGGGACAGTGGGGGGTTCGAAAGTGTTGGGGTggcatgtatattttattttgttcacatctttttcagtagtagctgaaggtgagttacattcaggtactctggatatttctctgtcccaggagggctcacaatctaagtttgtacctgaggcaatggagggttaagtgacttgcccaagatcacaaggagcagcagcaggatttgaactggccacctctggattgtaaaactggtgctctaaccactcctccaccccaaagaatcttgttactctttggggttctacatggaatgttgctacactttgaaattctgcatggaatcttgttattctttagaattctagaatctttatttagattttgctcacacctttttcagtagtagctcaaggtgagttacattcaggtacattggatatttctctgtccctggaggactcacaatctaagtttgtacctgaggtaatggagggttaagtgacttgcccaagatcacaaggagcagcagtgggatttgaactagccacctctggatttcaagactggtgctctaaccactaggccactcctcgtagTGCAAGTATCTGCCATTCTTTgtattatttatgtattcatgcttgtatcccacaattatccaaaatgagtttcagttcaatgtggcttacatttaacagttgttaggattacattgattcaattacatttacaaggttgtatgatgttgTGTTTTACAGTGAtaggcaagataactattagtgcatatggaaaagtcattgggtttcttgagaagatatgtcttagttattttcttaaatgaaaagaagtGTTACAGTTAGaagttgtgttgtgtattgttattccagaatgattagtgcatattttactcatagaatttcctgaagaggtagatctttaggtcttttctaaactggaggtagtttgtgatgcttcttatgactatgggaattgagttccaccattttgagcctaggtagctaaatcctgccgtGCAGGTGGACTTATATAGTACATTTTTGCAGTTGGACAGGTGAAGCAGTAGGTAACTTCTgtttcctgggtttgcatttcttggtgatagtttgatcatgtctagcatggAGTCCgatgacatgccaaacagtattttgaagatgattgtgctggttttgaaaaatagtctggccttgatcgggagccaatgtagcattatgagtagtggggttgctctatcatattttgactttttgaatttcaatctcgctgctgtgtttgGACGGTCTACAACGATcgtagtaggttttctttgcagcctatatatactgcattacagtagtctagttgggacaatatcagcgTCTCTACTATAAGACGGAATGACTGTCTGGGTAAATAGTCTCGGATTCTTCtgagtttccatagtgttttgaaattttttttgcgTGATTacagcaacttggtcttcaagggtcagatgtttTGTTGAGAATGAGTccttgtatttttatttgtgtttcaaTTGTTGATCTATTAAGAGGTTTTGGTAAGTAGTGGGATTGTGCTGACTGGATAAAACCAGGCGTTTGGTCTCGGTTCAGTTTAAGTTTGACAGTTGTGGCCCAGTTTCCATGAGGTTGAGTCCTTTTttggccttatccagtatctctgtcatgctgttgttgaaaggtatgtagatggtaaCATCaactgcatatataaatgggtttaaacccatttttTCCCAGTTTCTTGCCAAGTTGAGCCATTaggacattgaataatattggtgatatcAAAGAACCCTGAAGGACCCCTCATTCAgggatccaggaggctgaaaatTCATTGGATATCTTGACAAGGTAagatctagttcttagaaaacTATTGAACCAGGGCTGCTACTGCTCCCAttattcctatgttgtcgagcagGGTCATCAGTATTGTGGTGATCTACTAGGTCAAAGGCGCTATGACACATTGAAACTTGTGGCAGTAGTATTGACCTGGCCTTGGcttattattcttctgaattttaTGATCAGGGTGGTTTATGACTGTTTCAGTGTCATAGcttggtctgaagcctgattgagggctgtgaaggactgagtagtgcgtaggtattccattaattgttgtgctactccgtccctccattgtttttgtcagcagtggtattgctttttaaattGTCTTGACTGTTGTAACCTGCATAGAGTGGAGTTGCAACCTTAAACCCTTGCTCTGAAGACCGGATTGgctgtctttatctgctgtcatttactacatTGCATTCAGCGATCATAAAACAATCcaaaaaaagaggggaaaataAGCTTCTGATAGATCAAGACTCAGTTATTCACACACTGACTTTTGGTACGTCTCTAAACAGATTTCAAAGCATATTGGCTCTCGGCAGGAGACAGCTCTGTAGAAACTCTGAAAAGAGGTGCCTGGGAAAAAGTAGTTGAACAGTAGCTAGTCCTGGTGCCAGAAAGGAAAGTTACACAACAGGATTCTGCATAGCAACAGTTTTGTAATGGTGTTGTATTTAAAGGGTCATGgcccaaaaaaagaaataaaataaaatcatatgcAAGAATCGCCTGACTGCAGCTACAAAAAGTGAAAACAAATGTGCTGCAGAGGCAAGTCTGCCAGAGCCAGAGCTATCACACCCCCACTGAACTACAACAGCGGTTTGGTAGGTTTGTAGCAAAGGACTGCTGGTACATTATTTCAGTTACAGAGATGGCAAGGGTGAACCATCAAAGAGTGAGATTTTCTAGATGGTCTGGCAAATCTAGAAAAAAATCAACATAAAAAGATTTTTGTCTTTGCTGGAGCCTCTGAAAGGATACAGGGTAGAGAGAATATGAGTAAAGTCTCTGGGCTGAAGGCTGCCCTCTGCTCAGCGGCTAACAGTAGGCACATAGGTGTATTTGTAAGTACAGGGGGAAAGGATGCGGCAGTGAAAGGCAATATGTAGGAAAGTGTGGGTCAGGGTATTTGCTGGGGCTGTTCCAAAGGCTGTGCACGTGGTTTGGCCGCACAGGCAAGGGCACCAAAATTGCTCCCCGTTCACTGACTTCAATTATTGGTTGTGGCACAGTGGTCAGGACGGTGGCATGTCACACAGAGCCTGATTCCATCTCAGTATGGTCCCTAGCACTTGGCTATTATCTTAGGCTTGCATCTAATGAAGTTAGGTTCGACGGTAGCAGAAGTTCTAATGAGAAAAGGGGCCTCAAAGAATGTGAAAGCGAGAAAGCCTTCAAATGGGTACGACAAACTATGAATGAGACTGGCATCTCTGCAGCTGCCTATAAGGGATAATAAAAATAGGCAGAAATGGGTTAAAATAGCTTTAAAATAACTGGAGGGGAATTTCTTGGTGATAGCAAAGGAAAATAAATCTATAGCTCCTTAGAAGGCAGACCTCTCGCATCTCCATCTTCCTTAGCGGGCAAGGCTCTGTCTCAAGTGAATGTAGCTGTAGAATGCTGTATATGGCTTCTAGTATTAGACACGTTTAATTCCTGCAGCATCAGTAAACAGAAAAGATGCTAACCAAAGCATCATTCGCAGCGACCCTAGTTTAAATTATGATGATTCCGAATGATGTATTTGCCCTTAGCTGTCTGCAAACTCTCCCTCTGGGAAGCTATATTTTGGTGGTGTAGAAAGGACAGCATCAAGGTCACAATTCCCAGATGTCGATGCTAGTCCGTACTCGGATTACATTGATAACATAATGCATTTTGTCATACATTTGCAATAGTAGTGCAGGTACTTCATCGTTCGGTACCACAGTAACTGACATATTGCTTCTGCTTTGAGTGTCTCCCTCCCTAGCGGTTGTTTACCTTTTCTTGCTACAAATCTGGGCGGGCAGTGCCGGGCACCTTTCTCGGGAATCCTCTTATTGCAGTGAAGGGCGGGGTCCACAAAAGAATTCAACCCGTCCTCTTCGTCCAAACAAAATGATCGACATTGTCAATAGCCAATCGTTGTCCTCTGCGAGGGAATTTCTCTCCGCCCCCTCTCTTCCCACAACACCCAACCTCAGGAATGAGAGCAATGAAACCGGGCAGCTCATGAACCGCCCCCCACAACACGGGGCCAATCCACAAAAAGCTTGGCTTGAAgatgacaggtaggggggggggggggcaaaaggtcccgcctcttttctctccctcctatttttttttttttattcatgacGTTCCTAGGAAACCTTGATGTATTTAGAAGAAGGGACTCGCGCATTGGATGGAATAATAATAACAATCCGAAACCCCGCCCCCAGTCTGAATGGCTCAGGGAGCCGGGGAAGGTTGAAGAGCTGAGCCCGGCTTCTGATTGGTTCTGTCCAAGAGCCAGTTACTGAAGTTTCAGTTCTGAACGCGCGCCAAgccgccatccctccctccctccccccaatagTCCTGCCGACGTCGGCGAGCGCCTCAGATGGCCGCGTGACGCAGGCGGGGCGGGGTCACGTGTTGTTTTCGCCCTGCCGCTGCGCTCGCGGcggtgtgtgatgtgtgtgtaaAGAAGAGAGAGACGGCACAGCAGCAGAGTGCCGCCGCCGGGCTCGCGCTGGATTTTGCTTGTTTCGCGATGCTTCGTTTCTTCTCAGTTTGTTTTCTTATTCCTTTTTTGCCATTCAAACGCGCTCTCCTCCGACCATCCCGGCGTAGTAAAAAGCCAGCACGAGCGGCGGCGTACCTCCTCCTCGCGATAGAAAGTGCGCGcgcgtgtgtgagagagacaagaAAAAACCCCAACGATCTCGCGGACTCCGAGTCCCGCCGCCGTGGGATTTCTTGTCGGTTATTTCTTTCCGGGGGGGTGGCGGGGCGGACAAGTCAAATCAGTCCAAACCGTCCAAACCACCCCTCCTCTCCTCATTCAATCCAGGAACACGGCGAGTTTGATGAATTACCAAGAGCTTCTCGAGGCGCAGCAGCCGCTACAACCCCGCACGGCCgcgaaaacaacaacaacaacaacggcCTCgcgcagcggcggcggcggcgacgactccCCGGGGAGGGCGTCGGCGACCACCACCACCACGCCTCTGCCTTCCTCGCCGGCTCCACAGCGTGAGGAGAAGGGCTCGTCGGAGGCGGACGACGTGAGGAAATGCGGCTACCTGAGGAAGCAGAAGCACGGCCACAAGCGCTTCTTCGTCCTGCGCGAGCAGAGCCGCCTGGGGCCCGGCCGCCTCGAGTACTACGACAGCGAGAAGAAGTTCCGCAGCGGCCTGCGCTCGGCCCAGGCCAGCCCGCCCAAGAGGCTGATCCCGCTCTCGCAGTGCTTCACGGTGAGCCGCCGGGCCGACGCCAAGAGCAAGCACCTGGTCGCCCTGTACACCAAGGACGAGTACTTCGCCATGGTGGCCGGAGAacgagcaggagcaggagagctgGTACCGGGCACTGAGCGAGCTGCTGGGCCAGAGCAAGAAGGGGGGCGGCTTCCCGCCGGAATCGGACGAGGAAGGCGGCGACGACGGCGGAGGAGGAGCCCTCAAGCCCGGCACCGTCTTCCGAGAGGTCTGGCAGGTGCACGTGAAGCCCAAGGGCCTGGGCCAGACCAAGAACCTGGCCGGCGTCTACCGGCTCTGCCTGTCCAGCAAGATGGTCCACCTGGTCAAGCAGAACTCGGACGTGCCCTGCCTCCACCTGCTGCTCATGAACATCCGGCGCTGCGGCCACTCCGAGAACTTCTTCTTCATCGAGGTGGGCCGCTCGTCTCCGTGGGGCCCGGCGAGCTCTGGATGCAGGTGGACGACTCGGTGGTGGCGCAGAGCATGCACGAAACCTTCCTGGAGACCATGAAAGCCCTGAAAGCCTTCGCCGAGTTCAGACCCAGGAGCAAGAGCCAGTCGGGCGCCAACCCCATCTCCTTCATCACCACCAGGAGGCACCTGGCAACCTGCCCCCCAGCCAGACCGGCTTGCAGAGGCGATCGCGGACGGAGAGCCTGGCCGGCACCCCGCCCGCCGCCAAGAGCGGCGCCTACCGCTTCAGGACGTCCAGCGAGGGCGAAGGCACCATGACCAGGCCCTTCAGATCGGTCACACGGCAGCTTGCTTCACTTAAAACACCGCCAGGATTAACCTCGGCCGCCAAGAAGGCACGGGCAGATAACTTAAGAGCGCCTTTTAATTCTTGCTATCACACGAGATCTGCCTCTTTGCCGGTGGCCCATTTCCCCTCTGCCACCAGCCCGATAAGCGTGTGCTCCAGTAGTGGGCACGGCTCTGCTTCGGACACTATTACCCGGCCTTCTAGTTCCTCGGTCTGCGGTTCCCCGAGCGACGGAGGCTTTATCTCTTCTGATGAGTATGGGTCTAGCCCGGGAGATTTTAGGTACTTTAGAGTTAGGAGTAGTACTCCTGATTCCCTGGGAAACACGCCTCCGATTAGAGAAGAAACGAGTTTAAGTGAATACATGTCAATGGGCAAAGCACAAAATGACCAAGCCGGTAGGGATGATTACATGGAAGCGGAAAAATCTTACAGGAAAAGAACATATTCACTGACTAAACCAACCATTGTAACGGTGCAtcagagaacacagactacagctTCTTTAGATGATGATTCAACAGGGGGGCAAAAACTTGGTTCTGAATCGCCAAAATTAAAAAGCAGTCATGATTATAGTGGTACAGTGCCTGACTCAATGTGTAACCAAAGTGGGACTAAAACCAGGGATGATGGGTATATGCCAATGATGCCAGGGGTAGCATCTTCTCTCGCAAACACCAGTGACTATTTGCCAATGACACCTAAAAGCGTTTCTGCATCAAAACAGATTCTTAACTCGTGGTCCCCCTCTCAGGTGGACACCAAAGGATATATGCTGATGTTTCCTAATGCAGGCTCTTCTCCTGTAAGAAGTCCATTAATGGGATTTGTTTCTAAAAGTAGTGATAAGGTGATGAATGGCGAGTACATGGATATGTCCCATGGCAATTCTGCTGCTCAAAAACAGTGCCCCGATTCTAATTGCACGCCCTCAAACTCTTTCCCCAAAAGTTTTAGTTCATATTTTTCTTTGCCACGAAGTTTTAAGAGTCTGTCAAAGCAAAATAATGACCATAATGAATATATTCCAATGTCTTCACCCGGCAAGTTGTTGCACATGGGTGTGGAGACTGTAAAGAGTTATACTAATGGGCTGGCTAATGGTACATCTAAATCATCTGACAATAACTGGAGCTGAACATTAAGGTTATAAGACCTACTAGACTTCCTTTGGATACGAAGGGGAGTAGTATACCAGAGATGTTTGATCATACCATTCCACCAGAACCCACAAGCCCTGGTGAGTACATAAATATTGACTTCAGTGAAAAAGCAAGCAATACACCATATTCATTATCTGCGGAAGGATCCCCATCATCATTAGGATCAAGCTGTGACCATAGACAATCCCCACTTTCTGATTACATGAGTGTTGACCTTGATTTGCAGTCTCCTAAAGCAACAACAGAGCTACCAAGTTCTTTAACAGACCTTTCTATTTATGCAGGCTCTAGAATCTCCAGAAATCAGCCAAATACTGACTATGCCAGGCTCCCATGTGGTACTGCTTGTGTTAGCACAGTAAGCAGTAGGAATGATGATTATACACAAATGACTTTCAACATGGCAATGACACCACCAAAGTCTTTCAACACAGAATCCACTCACGGCCCAATAGTTGATAGTCCTCCATCCATTGTAAATAGATTGTGCATTGGTGACAGGTACCTTAGCAACAGCAGCTGTTCTGCTGAGCCTCCTGTTGGACCTAAAGTAATAAGAGCAGACCCACAAGGTAGAAGGCGACACAGTTCTGAAACTTTCTCCTCTTCTGGGACAATAACCACTTCCTCTTCTATTTTTACCGAGAGTAGCAAAAGACACAGCTCAGCATCTTTTGACAATGTTTGGCCAAAACCTGATGAAAGCACATGTGACAACCAGGAGGAGGGAAGAATGGCCAGAAATTCTTCCCCTGGATTCCAGAATGGTTTAAATTACATAACTCTGAATGTACATGATGCTGTGAAACTGTCTTGTACTACATCAAATTGCCATCATCTCCAGGGTGCTACTAGGAGTTTGGACAATGGAACATATGTAAGCTTAGATTTCCCCTGCTCTGATGGGTTGAAGTGCACATCTACAAGGAAAGGTTAGTAATTTTACAGTAAACTATATCTAAAGTGTGTAATGAATTATATGCAGGTTAATTTGAAATATATTCTTAAAGAAAAACGGTGTTTGTACAGTCCCTGGATGTCATCATGTCAGCAAAAATACAGGTAAAGAATATAAAGTAGGATGATTATCTCTTTTACCGAAGTGGTCTAGCAACCAAGACAGTACACCTAAGCCCATTTTATTGGGCTAATTTATATGTATGACAGCTGGAAACTGAGCACTGgttaatttaacttttttttttttttaacttgaagcTGAACTCCCATCATAGAACAGTGTATGTTAATAGCCAATGATGTTACAATAGTTTGTTGTATATTGTCTTTTTTATGAAAAAATTAAAGTATAATTCAACAGCATGATACTTCAGTATAAGAAACAAGTGGGTTGGTGAAATATTAAATGtcaattttttttcaattgaaggaatataaatactttagcagaaCCAGTTTTTTAAGAACAAAGTATTATTACTGACTTAGGGGCCAATGCACAGCAGCACACGGGGAAAAAACACCAAGTCGAAACCAGTGCACAAAAGGAatctcatgcaaatgagatgcatggattCCCCCTGTGAGCATCAGTCGTTGTATGtgacatacataagtattgccatactgggaagcccaaaggtccattgagcctagcatcctgtttccaatagtggccaatccaggtcacagatacctggcaagatcccaaaaatgtacaaaacattttatactgcttatcccagaaatagtggattttccccaagtccatttagtaacggtctatggacttttatttttgttacatttgtaccccgcgctttcccactcatggcaggctcaatgcggcttacgtattgtatacaggtacttatttgtacctggggcagtggagggttaagtgacttgcccagagtcacaaggagctgcctatgcctgaagtgggaatcgaactcagttccccaggaccaaagtccaacaccctaaccactaggccactcctttaggaagccgtccaaacctttttaaactccgctaagctaaccgcctttaccacattctctggcacgaattccagagtttcattacacgttgagtgaagaaaatgtttcttctccgattcgttttaaatttattacattgtagcttcattgtatgccccgtagtccctagtatttttggaaagtgtgaacagacgcttcacatctacctgttcaactccactcattattttatagacctctatcatatctcccctcagccgccttttctccaagttgaagagccctagccgctttagcctttcccca
The genomic region above belongs to Microcaecilia unicolor chromosome 7, aMicUni1.1, whole genome shotgun sequence and contains:
- the LOC115473747 gene encoding LOW QUALITY PROTEIN: insulin receptor substrate 2-B-like (The sequence of the model RefSeq protein was modified relative to this genomic sequence to represent the inferred CDS: inserted 3 bases in 3 codons; deleted 1 base in 1 codon) yields the protein MNYQELLEAQQPLQPRTAAKTTTTTTASRSGGGGDDSPGRASATTTTTPLPSSPAPQREEKGSSEADDVRKCGYLRKQKHGHKRFFVLREQSRLGPGRLEYYDSEKKFRSGLRSAQASPPKRLIPLSQCFTVSRRADAKSKHLVALYTKDEYFAMVAENEQEQESWYRALSELLGQSKKGGGFPPESDEEGGDDGGGGALKPGTVFREVWQVHVKPKGLGQTKNLAGVYRLCLSSKMVHLVKQNSDVPCLHLLLMNIRRCGHSENFFFIEVGRSSXVGPGELWMQVDDSVVAQSMHETFLETMKALKAFAEFRPRSKSQSGANPISFITTRRHLXNLPPSQTGLQRRSRTESLAGTPPAAKSGAYRFRTSSEGEGTMTRPFRSVTRQLASLKTPPGLTSAAKKARADNLRAPFNSCYHTRSASLPVAHFPSATSPISVCSSSGHGSASDTITRPSSSSVCGSPSDGGFISSDEYGSSPGDFRYFRVRSSTPDSLGNTPPIREETSLSEYMSMGKAQNDQAGRDDYMEAEKSYRKRTYSLTKPTIVTVHQRTQTTASLDDDSTGGQKLGSESPKLKSSHDYSGTVPDSMCNQSGTKTRDDGYMPMMPGVASSLANTSDYLPMTPKSVSASKQILNSWSPSQVDTKGYMLMFPNAGSSPVRSPLMGFVSKSSDKVMNGEYMDMSHGNSAAQKQCPDSNCTPSNSFPKSFSSYFSLPRSFKSLSKQNNDHNEYIPMSSPGKLLHMGVETVKSYTNGLANGTSKSSDNXLELNIKVIRPTRLPLDTKGSSIPEMFDHTIPPEPTSPGEYINIDFSEKASNTPYSLSAEGSPSSLGSSCDHRQSPLSDYMSVDLDLQSPKATTELPSSLTDLSIYAGSRISRNQPNTDYARLPCGTACVSTVSSRNDDYTQMTFNMAMTPPKSFNTESTHGPIVDSPPSIVNRLCIGDRYLSNSSCSAEPPVGPKVIRADPQGRRRHSSETFSSSGTITTSSSIFTESSKRHSSASFDNVWPKPDESTCDNQEEGRMARNSSPGFQNGLNYITLNVHDAVKLSCTTSNCHHLQGATRSLDNGTYVSLDFPCSDGLKCTSTRKD